A window of Zingiber officinale cultivar Zhangliang chromosome 5A, Zo_v1.1, whole genome shotgun sequence contains these coding sequences:
- the LOC121980361 gene encoding protein OCTOPUS-like, with the protein MTAEIERRALYHHHQLQPPRRLPTSTCDLHPGETVTGFCASCLRERLAGLEAPAGSAGRRSTSSLRSVFRKVATGAGPAAGSSFLRRSKSSSFVRGDGADGFSAQRPPAAAFEPQRRSCDVRGRSTLWSLFNQSDSHCRVAENPCAALSASILTIATANGALKSEEESRNIGIPFPDAIPPSSETREAKGESNDEIRPADPVVVVVGSSREMNEERKVARVEDITLELKPMKDHIDLDSQPLRKQAKKPPPKDLKEIANSFWLAASVFSKKLQKWRRKQKLKKQNGEATVRTEKPAKLSRMFRDTQSEVAVNASGRRSCDTDPRFSLDAGRMSFDDTRLSWDEPRASWDGYLIGGRSVFPRLPPMLAVVEDAPSQTVQRSDYLIPVEEDATTVPGGSSQTRDYYLDSSSRRRRSLDRSASIREQPLEACELKPVPNGKVSLAGDMEFYQFNPTTLLDRDVKDWNSNSLRDDYLGSFESGLGDQRGAAAKKSRRWSKAWNIWGLIQRRNSSRGDANIAERALSESWPELSSRGLNNKMLRSNSSVSSRNSFSGNAECKGIKKHNTKSSNHYCKNSRDEFVLERNKSARYSPNHLDNNGMLRFYLTPMRNSRRNGVASGRGRQISSRYLTRSMLGLY; encoded by the coding sequence ATGACGGCGGAGATTGAGAGGCGAGCGCTCTACCACCATCACCAGCTGCAACCGCCGCGCCGCCTGCCTACCTCCACGTGCGACCTCCACCCGGGCGAGACCGTCACTGGCTTCTGCGCCTCCTGCCTCCGCGAACGCCTCGCGGGCCTTGAGGCCCCCGCTGGCTCCGCCGGCCGTAGGTCCACCTCCTCCCTCCGGTCTGTCTTCCGAAAGGTCGCCACCGGTGCCGGCCCGGCCGCCGGGTCTTCTTTTCTGCGCCGCTCCAAGTCCTCTTCCTTCGTCCGAGGCGATGGTGCGGATGGGTTCTCAGCCCAGCGGCCCCCTGCCGCTGCATTTGAGCCGCAGCGGAGGTCCTGCGACGTCCGCGGCCGTAGCACGCTGTGGTCGCTGTTTAACCAGAGCGACAGCCACTGCCGGGTGGCCGAGAACCCCTGCGCTGCACTCTCTGCTTCGATCCTCACCATTGCCACAGCTAATGGTGCGTTAAAAAGCGAGGAGGAGAGCCGAAACATAGGGATTCCCTTTCCCGACGCTATCCCCCCCTCCTCCGAAACACGCGAAGCGAAAGGGGAGAGCAATGACGAGATAAGACCCGCTGATCCCGTTGTCGTGGTGGTCGGAAGCTCCAGGGAGATGAATGAGGAAAGGAAAGTGGCGAGGGTTGAGGATATAACGCTGGAACTGAAGCCAATGAAGGACCACATAGATCTAGACTCCCAGCCACTAAGGAAGCAGGCGAAGAAGCCTCCGCCCAAGGACCTCAAGGAGATTGCCAACAGCTTCTGGCTCGCCGCTTCCGTTTTCAGCAAAAAGCTCCAGAAATGGCGGCGAAAGCagaagctcaagaagcaaaacgGCGAAGCTACAGTCCGGACGGAAAAGCCGGCCAAGTTATCCCGGATGTTCCGCGACACGCAGTCGGAGGTCGCGGTGAATGCCTCCGGCCGTAGATCCTGCGACACGGACCCACGCTTCTCTCTAGACGCCGGCCGGATGTCTTTCGACGACACCAGGTTATCGTGGGACGAGCCTAGGGCTTCCTGGGACGGCTATCTCATCGGAGGCAGATCAGTATTCCCTCGGCTGCCTCCAATGCTCGCAGTCGTTGAGGACGCTCCTTCGCAAACCGTGCAGCGTTCTGACTACCTAATCCCCGTCGAGGAGGATGCCACCACCGTCCCCGGTGGCTCGTCACAGACCCGGGACTACTATTTGGATTCGTCCAGCCGGCGAAGGcgaagcctggaccgatcagcatccaTCCGCGAGCAGCCTCTGGAGGCCTGTGAGCTCAAACCGGTCCCAAACGGCAAGGTATCCCTTGCTGGCGACATGGAATTTTACCAATTTAATCCCACAACATTGCTTGACCGGGATGTGAAAGACTGGAATTCCAACTCTTTGAGGGACGACTACTTAGGAAGCTTCGAATCAGGCTTAGGGGACCAAAGAGGAGCTGCTGCCAAGAAGTCCCGGAGGTGGAGCAAAGCGTGGAACATTTGGGGACTCATTCAACGAAGAAATAGTAGCAGAGGAGATGCCAATATAGCTGAGAGGGCATTGTCGGAGTCCTGGCCGGAGTTGAGCTCCAGGGGCTTAAATAACAAGATGCTCAGGAGCAACAGCAGTGTAAGCTCTAGGAATTCCTTCAGTGGCAACGCTGAGTGTAAGGGCATCAAGAAGCACAACACCAAGTCCAGCAACCATTATTGTAAGAATAGCAGAGATGAGTTTGTTCTGGAGAGGAACAAAAGTGCTAGGTACTCCCCGAACCATCTCGACAACAACGGTATGCTAAGGTTTTACTTGACACCAATGCGAAATAGCCGAAGGAACGGAGTTGCTTCTGGCAGGGGGAGGCAGATATCTTCACGTTACTTAACAAGGAGCATGCTAGGACTGTATTGA